The Streptomyces sp. RKAG293 genome includes a region encoding these proteins:
- the pgsA gene encoding CDP-diacylglycerol--glycerol-3-phosphate 3-phosphatidyltransferase: MTGVPVPAAATPDHMGDPVGGQAGLWNIANLLTMMRLVLVPGFVMLLIHDGGHDPAWRSFAWAAFAIAMITDLFDGELARRYGLVTDFGKIADPIADKAIMGAALVGLSALGDLPWWVTGVILFREIGITLMRFWVIRHGVIPASRGGKLKTLTQGIAVGMYILALTGPLATLRAWAMAAAVVLTVLTGLDYIRQAVVLRRAGLAAQRERAAAQGKPAQGKPAQGKPAQGKPAQAKSQAQPDLQAAMDADPERETGAERERRTSPRRQSHQNG, encoded by the coding sequence ATGACCGGAGTCCCCGTGCCGGCTGCGGCCACCCCGGACCACATGGGCGATCCCGTGGGCGGCCAGGCCGGGCTCTGGAACATCGCCAACCTGCTCACGATGATGCGGCTGGTGCTGGTTCCCGGCTTCGTCATGCTGCTGATCCACGACGGCGGCCACGACCCCGCCTGGCGTTCGTTCGCCTGGGCGGCGTTCGCCATCGCGATGATCACCGACCTCTTCGACGGGGAACTGGCCCGGCGGTACGGGCTGGTCACCGACTTCGGCAAGATCGCCGACCCCATCGCCGACAAGGCGATCATGGGCGCCGCGCTCGTCGGGCTGTCCGCGCTGGGCGACCTGCCGTGGTGGGTGACCGGAGTGATCCTCTTCCGGGAGATCGGCATCACGCTGATGCGCTTCTGGGTGATCCGGCACGGAGTGATCCCGGCCAGCCGCGGCGGCAAGCTCAAGACGCTGACGCAGGGCATCGCGGTCGGCATGTACATCCTGGCCCTCACCGGGCCGCTGGCGACGCTGCGGGCCTGGGCGATGGCCGCGGCCGTCGTGCTGACCGTCCTCACCGGGCTCGACTACATCCGGCAGGCCGTCGTGCTGCGCCGGGCCGGCCTGGCCGCGCAGCGCGAGCGCGCGGCCGCCCAGGGGAAGCCCGCCCAGGGGAAGCCCGCCCAGGGGAAGCCCGCCCAGGGGAAGCCCGCCCAGGCGAAGTCTCAGGCTCAACCCGACCTTCAGGCCGCGATGGACGCGGACCCGGAGCGCGAAACGGGCGCGGAGCGCGAACGGCGGACCTCCCCGCGGCGGCAGAGTCACCAGAACGGATGA
- a CDS encoding CinA family protein produces the protein MTAAEVLRLLDGRGLTLAVAESLTGGLLAAELTSVPGASRTFRGSVTAYATELKHVLLGVDAGLLAARGAVDPQVALEMAEGVRSRLEADWGVATTGVAGPEPQDGRPVGTVYVAVAGPGGSAVSPLRLEGGRSEIRAASVTAALALLERSLTTGVPSRTTGVPSLTAGVRAKDREEDGGMGCLQP, from the coding sequence ATGACAGCGGCCGAGGTGTTGCGACTGCTCGACGGCCGGGGGCTCACCCTGGCGGTCGCCGAGTCGCTGACCGGCGGTCTGCTGGCCGCGGAGCTGACGTCCGTCCCGGGAGCCTCCCGGACCTTCCGCGGCTCGGTGACGGCCTACGCGACGGAACTCAAGCACGTACTGCTCGGCGTGGACGCCGGACTGCTGGCCGCTCGAGGAGCGGTCGACCCTCAGGTGGCCCTCGAGATGGCCGAGGGCGTGCGGAGCAGACTGGAAGCCGACTGGGGCGTGGCTACCACCGGCGTCGCGGGACCGGAGCCGCAGGACGGGCGGCCGGTCGGCACGGTGTACGTGGCGGTGGCCGGTCCCGGCGGCTCGGCGGTCAGCCCGCTGCGGCTGGAGGGCGGCCGCTCCGAGATCCGTGCCGCCAGCGTGACCGCCGCACTCGCTCTGCTGGAGCGGTCCCTCACGACAGGGGTGCCGTCCCGCACAACAGGGGTGCCGTCCCTCACGGCCGGGGTGCGGGCGAAGGATAGGGAAGAAGACGGGGGGATGGGATGTTTGCAGCCCTGA
- a CDS encoding helix-turn-helix transcriptional regulator has translation MILLRRLLGDVLRRQRQRQGRTLREVSSSARVSLGYLSEVERGQKEASSELLSAICDALDVPMSEVMREVSDDLSLAELAQSAASETSAAPMRPLLGAVTSVTSVTTERVTIKAPKAPAEAVDVVAA, from the coding sequence ATGATCCTGCTCCGTCGCCTGTTGGGTGACGTGCTGCGTCGGCAGCGCCAACGTCAGGGCCGCACTCTGCGTGAGGTCTCCTCTTCCGCCCGGGTGTCCCTGGGCTATCTGTCCGAAGTGGAGCGAGGGCAGAAGGAGGCATCCTCCGAGCTGCTCTCCGCGATCTGCGACGCCCTGGACGTCCCGATGTCCGAGGTGATGCGCGAGGTCAGCGATGATCTGTCGCTCGCGGAGCTGGCCCAGTCGGCGGCGTCCGAGACCTCCGCGGCGCCGATGCGACCACTGTTGGGTGCGGTGACCTCTGTCACATCCGTGACGACCGAGCGGGTCACCATCAAGGCGCCGAAGGCGCCCGCTGAGGCCGTTGACGTGGTCGCGGCCTGA
- a CDS encoding DNA starvation/stationary phase protection protein, which yields MSVVKSPLSEKQRKIVGEALQGALVDLVDLALVSKQVHWTVVGPRFRSVHLQLDEVVDTARLHADTVAERASAIGVTADGRAGTVSKTSGIDTVTDGWIKDTQAVGILIAALDSVIERMRERIGTTADADPVTQAIIIGLTADLEKFHWMFQAENV from the coding sequence ATGAGTGTCGTCAAGAGCCCGCTGTCCGAGAAGCAGCGCAAGATCGTCGGTGAGGCGCTGCAGGGCGCTCTGGTGGATCTCGTGGATCTGGCGCTGGTGTCCAAACAGGTCCACTGGACCGTGGTGGGCCCGCGCTTCCGCTCGGTCCATCTGCAGCTCGACGAGGTCGTCGACACCGCCAGGCTGCACGCCGACACGGTGGCGGAGCGGGCTTCCGCGATCGGCGTCACGGCGGACGGGCGGGCCGGCACGGTCTCGAAGACCAGCGGGATCGACACGGTCACCGACGGGTGGATCAAGGACACGCAGGCGGTGGGCATCCTCATCGCGGCCCTCGACTCGGTGATCGAGCGGATGCGGGAGCGCATCGGGACGACGGCGGACGCCGACCCGGTCACGCAGGCCATCATCATCGGGCTCACGGCGGACCTGGAGAAGTTCCACTGGATGTTCCAGGCCGAGAACGTGTAG
- a CDS encoding SDR family NAD(P)-dependent oxidoreductase: MPLKAYDLTGRTALVTGAASGIGRASAVLLAEAGATVVCADRDGPGVRETAELIEKAGGAARARQLDVTDRAQIAETVAETVRDHGRLDVLAAIAGIMHSSSVLETDDADLDRVLGVNFKGVLHSAQEAARVMTAQRSGSIITMASGAIDTGARGLLCYSVSKAAVVQLTKTLATELGPLGIRANAIAPGFIRTPMTSHYGTGSDGSFDETAQARAEASLVRMAPLGRVGTPEDVAGSVLFLASDASAFTTGQILRPNGGVAMPW; this comes from the coding sequence ATGCCCCTGAAGGCGTACGACCTCACCGGACGCACCGCCCTGGTCACCGGCGCCGCGAGCGGGATCGGCCGCGCGTCCGCCGTTCTGCTGGCCGAAGCCGGCGCCACCGTCGTCTGCGCGGACCGCGACGGTCCCGGCGTGCGGGAGACCGCGGAACTGATCGAGAAGGCCGGCGGCGCCGCCCGCGCCCGGCAGCTGGACGTCACCGACCGGGCCCAGATCGCCGAGACCGTCGCCGAGACGGTCCGTGACCACGGGCGGCTCGACGTCCTGGCGGCCATCGCGGGGATCATGCACAGCAGCAGCGTCCTGGAGACGGACGACGCCGATCTGGACCGCGTCCTCGGCGTCAACTTCAAGGGCGTGCTGCACAGCGCCCAGGAGGCGGCCCGCGTCATGACCGCCCAGCGGTCCGGCAGCATCATCACGATGGCCTCCGGCGCGATCGACACCGGCGCCCGCGGCCTGCTCTGCTACAGCGTCTCCAAGGCCGCCGTCGTGCAGCTCACCAAGACCCTGGCCACCGAACTCGGTCCACTCGGCATCCGCGCCAACGCCATCGCCCCGGGATTCATCCGCACCCCGATGACCTCCCACTACGGCACGGGGTCCGACGGATCCTTCGACGAGACCGCCCAGGCGCGCGCCGAGGCGTCGCTCGTGCGGATGGCACCACTGGGACGGGTCGGCACCCCCGAGGACGTGGCGGGGTCGGTGCTCTTCCTCGCCTCCGACGCCTCGGCCTTCACCACCGGCCAGATCCTCCGGCCGAACGGCGGGGTCGCCATGCCCTGGTAG
- a CDS encoding DNA-formamidopyrimidine glycosylase family protein, whose product MPEGDTVWLTARRLDEALAGRSLVRADLRVPQLATTDLADRRVTGVVARGKHLMTRFDGGLTLHSHLRMDGSWHLYAPGDRWRGGPLHQVRAVLETPARVAVGYRLPVLELLPTAEEDSVVGHLGPDLLGPDWNPAEAVARLGAEPARPVGEALLDQRNLAGVGNVYVSELCFLRGITPWTPVGEAGPEKLVALAKKLLEANKARPGHITTGDLRRGRTHWVYGREHRPCLRCGTAVRVGQHGPPERARVAYWCPRCQRGPHPHAN is encoded by the coding sequence GTGCCCGAAGGAGACACGGTCTGGCTGACCGCCCGCCGGCTCGACGAGGCCCTGGCGGGCCGGTCCCTCGTCCGTGCCGACCTGCGCGTGCCGCAGCTCGCCACCACCGACCTCGCGGACCGTCGCGTCACCGGGGTGGTCGCGCGCGGCAAGCATCTGATGACGCGGTTCGACGGCGGTCTGACGCTCCACTCGCATCTGCGCATGGACGGCTCCTGGCATCTGTACGCGCCGGGCGACCGGTGGCGCGGCGGCCCCCTCCACCAGGTCCGCGCCGTACTGGAGACGCCCGCCCGGGTGGCGGTCGGCTACCGGCTGCCGGTGCTGGAGCTGCTGCCCACCGCCGAGGAGGACAGCGTCGTCGGCCATCTCGGCCCCGACCTGCTGGGCCCGGACTGGAATCCGGCCGAGGCCGTCGCGCGGCTGGGCGCCGAACCCGCCCGGCCGGTCGGCGAGGCGCTCCTGGACCAGCGCAATCTGGCGGGCGTCGGCAACGTCTACGTGTCGGAGCTCTGTTTTCTGCGCGGCATCACCCCCTGGACGCCGGTCGGCGAGGCCGGGCCGGAGAAGCTGGTGGCGCTCGCCAAGAAACTGCTGGAGGCGAACAAGGCCCGCCCCGGCCACATCACCACCGGGGACCTGCGGCGCGGCCGCACCCACTGGGTGTACGGCAGAGAGCACCGGCCGTGCCTGCGCTGCGGCACCGCCGTCCGCGTCGGGCAGCACGGACCGCCGGAACGGGCCCGCGTCGCCTACTGGTGTCCGCGCTGCCAGCGAGGCCCCCACCCGCACGCCAATTGA